A genomic region of Melopsittacus undulatus isolate bMelUnd1 chromosome 5, bMelUnd1.mat.Z, whole genome shotgun sequence contains the following coding sequences:
- the ARF5 gene encoding ADP-ribosylation factor 5 has protein sequence MGLTVSAIFSRIFGKKQMRILMVGLDAAGKTTILYKLKLGEIVTTIPTIGFNVETVEYKNICFTVWDVGGQDKIRPLWRHYFQNTQGLIFVVDSNDRERVQESAEELQKMLQEDELRDAVLLVFANKQDMPNAMAVSELTDKLGLQALRSRTWYVQATCATQGTGLYDGLDWLSHELSKR, from the exons ATGGGCCTCACGGTCTCCGCCATCTTCTCCCGCATCTTCGGCAAGAAGCAGATGCGGATCCTGATGG TGGGGCTGGACGCCGCCGGCAAGACCACGATCCTCTATAAACTGAAGCTGGGTGAGATCGTCACCACCATCCCCACCATCG GGTTCAACGTGGAGACAGTGGAATACAAGAACATTTGCTTCACCGTCTGGGACGTCGGTGGCCAGGACAAAATCCGGCCCCTCTGGAGGCACTACTTCCAGAATACACAG GGTCTCATCTTCGTGGTGGACAGCAATGACCGGGAGCGAGTGCAGGAGtctgctgaggagctgcagaagaTG CTGCAGGAGGATGAGCTGCGGGATGCCGTCTTGCTGGTGTTTGCCAACAAGCAGGACATGCCCAACGCCATGGCCGTGAGCGAGCTGACCGACAAGCTGGGGCTGCAGGCGCTGCGCAGCAGGACC TGGTACGTGCAGGCCACGTGTGCCACCCAGGGCACGGGGCTTTACGATGGGCTGGACTGGCTCTCGCACGAGCTCTCCAAGCGCTAG